The Arachis duranensis cultivar V14167 chromosome 2, aradu.V14167.gnm2.J7QH, whole genome shotgun sequence genome has a window encoding:
- the LOC107473800 gene encoding uncharacterized protein LOC107473800: MTLMELQNGLCQSMENGTLMRVSRILYRNPVVVFGGLIQFDTIPITDEASMQNMFQIHRQTYMRHPQIELYVEFEAEEVEAVQNDIDVNDDIAAVYEGMNSDSEEDFEATYEAGDEDEDGDVGVEAVVENVVVRPSSSQPMGVPPFMCELDLDAMHAPEFPEYANRGIPDPEDGEFRIGMEYSSRKSVVAAIRSFTISRGVDYDVFESEPQTFYAKCKIYNGRHTCTIGTISQDHSKLDSDTVAEAIRPLVETDPSIKVKSIIAEVQSRFNYTISYRKAWLAKQKSVAIVFGDWEESYQALPWWLSVMVEKIPSSVVQIETRPLYNGNEEAQGVKILHRVFWSFNPCIRAFRHCKPLVQVDGTHLYGKYKGTLLVAVAQDGNQNIVPIAFALVEGETADAWHFFLRNLRTYVVRKDGVGMISDRHESIRAAVNRSGGDWQPPRAWWMFCIRHIGSNFLRAFKVPHLQKLVVNIGYSRTVEEYNINYKRLEERGEAYARWCDAIGLRHWVLAFDEGHRWGHMTTNLVECINSVLKGARNLPVLALVRATYYRLNELFTRKSAESHERKRAGFTYSAFAQQRIEASMQQAGNIVVHRFDRRNEVFEVREMTTGKVLVVDLARRTCDCGHFQVERIPCRHVIACCANQRLDWQLYVHDVYKMTELRKVYRFEFTPLGDPETWPAYEGPTLVANPAQRRTSKGRPKLTRYLNEMDSRDMRGPRICRLCGAQGHSQSRCPQRAGPSGAGQ, encoded by the exons ATGACGTTAATGGAGCTGCAGAACGGCCTATGTCAAAGCATGGAGAATGGTACGTTAATGAGAGTGAGCAGAATTCTGTACCGAAATCCGGTGGTGGTTTTTGGTGGCCTAATACAATTTGATACCATTCCGATCACGGATGAAGCGAGTATGCAGAATATGTTTCAAATTCACCGGCAGACTTATATGAGACACCCACAGATTGAGTTGTACGTTGAGTTTGAAGCTGAGGAGGTAGAAGCGGTCCAAAATGATATAGATGTAAATGATGATATAGCTGCAGTGTACGAAGGTATGAATAGTGACAGCGAAGAGGACTTCGAAGCCACTTATGAAGCCGGCGATGAAGATGAGGATGGTGATGTGGGAGTTGAGGCAGTAGTGGAGAATGTAGTGGTTCGTCCCTCGAGCAGTCAACCGATGGGCGTTCCACCTTTTATGTGTGAGTTGGATCTCGACGCGATGCATGCCCCCGAGTTTCCGGAATATGCAAACAGAG GTATTCCTGATCCTGAGGACGGAGAGTTCCGAATTGGAATGGAATACAGCTCTAGAAAGTCGGTCGTTGCAGCAATTAGAAGTTTCACTATATCTAGAGGAGTTGACTATGATGTGTTTGAGTCTGAGCCACAGACGTTCTATGCAAAATGCAAGAT ATACAACGGTAGGCACACGTGCACCATCGGAACGATTTCACAAGATCATTCCAAGTTGGACTCAGATACAGTTGCTGAGGCTATAAGGCCGTTGGTCGAGACGGACCCGTCCATCAAGGTGAAATCTATAATTGCGGAAGTCCAGTCAAGGTTCAACTATACCATCAGTTATCGAaaggcttggttggcaaagcagaagTCAGTTGCCATCGTTTTCGGTGATTGGGAGGAATCTTACCAAGCATTGCCATGGTGGCTCTCGGTCATGGTGGAGAAGATTCCTAGTTCAGTTGTCCAAATAGAAACACGACCACTCTACAACGGGAACGAGGAGGCACAAGGTGTAAAAATACTTCATCGTGTATTTTGGAGTTTCAATCCATGCATTAGGGCATTCAGGCATTGCAAGCCCCTGGTTCAGGTTGACGGCACACACCTATACGGAAAATACAAAGGTACACTTCTAGTCGCTGTTGCACAAGATGGGAACCAGAACATTGTGCCTATCGCCTTTGCCTTGGTGGAAGGTGAGACAGCTGATGCGTGGCACTTCTTCCTCAGGAATCTGCGAACGTATGTTGTTAGAAAAGACGGTGTGGGTATGATCTCAGACCGGCATGAGTCAATACGGGCAGCAGTTAATCGTTCCGGTGGTGACTGGCAACCTCCAAGAGCATGGTGGATGTTTTGTATAAGACACATCGGCAGTAACTTCTTAAGGGCATTCAAAGTCCCTCACTTGCAGAAGCTTGTTGTCAATATAGGGTATTCAAGAACGGTGGAGGAGTACAATATCAACTATAAGAGGTTGGAAGAGCGAGGCGAGGCATATGCCAGGTGGTGCGATGCCATCGGACTCAGACATTGGGTATTGGCATTCGACGAGGGACATCGATGGGGCCATATGACAACAAACCTTGTGGAGTGTATTAACTCAGTGTTGAAGGGTGCCCGTAATCTACCTGTGTTGGCGCTGGTACGAGCAACATATTATAGGTTAAATGAACTCTTTACGCGGAAGAGTGCGGAGTCTCACGAACGCAAGCGTGCTGGATTTACGTATTCCGCATTTGCGCAACAGCGGATAGAAGCAAGTATGCAACAGGCTGGGAACATAGTTGTGCACCGGTTTGATAGAAGAAATGAGGTGTTTGAGGTGCGCGAAATGACTACTGGAAAGGTGTTAGTTGTTGATCTAGCGCGACGGACGTGTGACTGTGGGCACTTTCAGGTTGAACGGATACCATGTCGCCATGTTATTGCTTGCTGTGCTAACCAGCGTCTTGATTGGCAGTTGTATGTGCATGATGTGTACAAGATGACGGAACTTCGTAAGGTTTATAGGTTTGAGTTCACACCCTTAGGAGATCCTGAGACATGGCCTGCTTATGAGGGACCCACATTGGTCGCTAATCCCGCACAGAGGCGGACGTCTAAAGGCAGGCCCAAACTGACCCGATACCTGAATGAAATGGACTCACGTGACATGCGTGGTCCTCGGATATGCCGTCTCTGTGGGGCTCAGGGTCATAGTCAGAGTAGGTGTCCGCAGCGTGCTGGACCGAGTGGTGCTGGTCAGTAG
- the LOC107473768 gene encoding auxin response factor 8, with protein MKLSTSGLPQQGQHEGGEKKCLNSELWHACAGPLVSLPTAGTRVVYFPQGHSEQVAATTNREVDGHIPNYPSLPPQLICQLHNVTMHADVETDEVYAQMTLQPLTPQEQKDTFLPMELGVPSKQPSNYFCKTLTASDTSTHGGFSVPRRAAEKVFPPLDFSLQPPAQELIARDLHDVEWKFRHIFRGQPKRHLLTTGWSVFVSAKRLVAGDSVLFIWNEKNQLLLGIRRANRPQTVMPSSVLSSDSMHIGLLAAAAHAAATNSCFTVFYNPRASPSEFVIPLSKYIKAVYHTRVSVGMRFRMLFETEESSVRRYMGTITGISDLDPVRWPNSHWRSVKVGWDESTAGDRQPRVSLWEIEPLTTFPMYPSLFPLRLKRPWHPGTSSFLDGRDDPTNGLMWLRGGPGDQGLNSINFQSVGMLPWMQQRLDPALLGNDHNQQYQAMLAAGLQNIGSGELLRQQMLNFQQPFNYLHQSGNVNTSIQLQQQQQTIQQSVPSNILQPQAPVLGENMTQQQLFQKSHNNREDHAEQHTYQDALLVQGDQLHQRQHSSLPSPSYSKSEFVDSSMKFEASGSPGQNMLGSLCPEGSSNLLNLSRGGHSIPTEQSPQQSWPAKYTPMQVNAFGNSMSHVQYSGKDIAVASPHRNSDTQNPTLFGVNIDSSGLLLPATVPHYTTSSADTDASTMPLGNSGYQGPLYACMQDSSELMQSAGQVDPQNQTPTFVKV; from the exons ATGAAGCTTTCAACATCAGGGTTGCCTCAGCAGGGACAACATGAAG GAGGGGAGAAGAAGTGCTTGAATTCTGAGCTATGGCATGCATGTGCGGGTCCATTGGTGTCCCTACCAACTGCAGGGACTCGTGTGGTTTACTTCCCTCAGGGTCATAGTGAGCAG GTTGCTGCCACAACTAACAGAGAAGTTGATGGCCACATACCGAATTACCCGAGCTTGCCTCCCCAGTTGATTTGCCAACTTCACAATGTCACGATGCAT GCAGATGTTGAAACAGATGAAGTTTATGCCCAAATGACACTGCAGCCGTTGACTCCG CAAGAGCAGAAGGATACATTTCTTCCCATGGAATTGGGAGTTCCAAGTAAGCAGCCCTCAAATTATTTTTGCAAGACCTTAACTGCTAGTGACACCAGCACACATGGAGGGTTTTCTGTTCCGCGTCGTGCAGCTGAGAAAGTTTTCCCTCCGCTG GATTTCTCATTGCAACCGCCTGCACAAGAACTAATTGCTAGAGATCTCCATGATGTTGAGTGGAAATTTCGTCATATTTTTAGGG GACAGCCAAAGAGGCACCTTCTTACTACCGGCTGGAGTGTATTTGTTAGTGCCAAAAGACTTGTGGCAGGAGATTCTGTGCTTTTCATATG GAATGAAAAGAATCAGCTTCTTTTGGGAATACGTCGTGCCAATCGACCACAAACTGTAATGCCTTCTTCAGTTCTATCCAGTGATAGTATGCATATTGGGCTTCTTGCAGCAGCTGCCCATGCTGCAGCAACTAATAGCTGTTTCACGGTGTTCTATAATCCAAG GGCTAGTCCATCCGAGTTCGTCATACCActttcaaaatatatcaaagctGTATACCATACACGTGTTTCTGTTGGTATGCGTTTCAGGATGCTTTTCGAGACCGAAGAATCAAGTGTCCGGAG gtACATGGGTACAATAACTGGAATAAGTGACTTGGATCCAGTTCGTTGGCCAAATTCTCATTGGCGATCTGTAAAG GTTGGTTGGGATGAATCCACAGCAGGAGATAGGCAGCCAAGAGTATCACTATGGGAAATTGAGCCTTTAACAACATTCCCAATGTATCCGTCACTATTTCCGCTCAGATTGAAACGTCCATGGCATCCTGGCACCTCATCTTTTCTTG ATGGCAGAGATGACCCAACTAATGGGCTAATGTGGCTTAGAGGTGGACCTGGCGACCAAGGtctgaattcaatcaattttcaaagtGTTGGAATGCTGCCATGGATGCAGCAGAGGCTTGATCCGGCTTTGCTTGGAAATGATCATAATCAGCAGTACCAAGCCATGTTGGCAGCTGGTTTGCAGAACATAGGGAGTGGAGAACTCTTGAGGCAACAAATGTTGAATTTCCAACAGCCTTTCAATTATCTTCATCAATCAGGAAATGTCAACACTTCTATCCAGCttcagcagcagcagcaaaCGATTCAGCAATCAGTGCCTTCTAATATCTTGCAGCCACAAGCACCAGTATTGGGAGAGAACATGACTCAGCAGCAGCTCTTTCAGAAATCGCACAACAACCGAGAAGACCATGCGGAGCAGCACACTTATCAAGATGCACTTCTAGTTCAGGGTGACCAGCTCCACCAAAGGCAACACTCTAGTTTGCCTTCGCCATCGTATTCAAAATCAGAGTTTGTAGATTCAAGCATGAAGTTTGAAGCATCAGGTTCACCAGGACAGAACATGCTTGGTTCACTTTGTCCTGAAGGGAGCAGCAATCTCTTGAATTTATCCAGAGGTGGTCATTCGATACCGACAGAACAGTCACCCCAACAATCATGGCCTGCAAAGTATACACCTATGCAGGTTAATGCTTTTGGCAACTCAATGTCACATGTGCAATATTCTGGAAAAGATATTGCAGTGGCATCACCACATCGTAATTCAGACACTCAGAATCCAACCCTCTTTGGAGTCAATATTGATTCATCCGGTCTTCTACTCCCTGCCACTGTCCCACATTATACGACTTCATCCGCTGATACCGATGCTTCAACAATGCCATTAGGGAATTCTGGATACCAGGGTCCTCTATATGCTTGTATGCAAGATTCATCTGAGTTAATGCAAAGTGCGGGACAAGTTGACCCCCAAAACCAGACACCAACCTTTGTCAAGGTTTGA